The Primulina eburnea isolate SZY01 chromosome 8, ASM2296580v1, whole genome shotgun sequence genome contains a region encoding:
- the LOC140839350 gene encoding ubiquitin carboxyl-terminal hydrolase 5-like isoform X3 has product MAEVAEKLTPEGEKQSIRDITVAAEAQTKSGDNFYLITQRYGGGPVLARKVISTGLSQTELSVEVYPLRLQLHLMPKGVSSVIRISKKETIGKLHQRAYEIFDLNSKQVYIWDYFSLRKHALMSDMEKTLDDANIQMDQDILVEVVNSNIDDGMNSIRENGSVDNGNVAVVPSHSSVPISEAVSSSKYTSTNGNAELSHAQNLNTEKAYGPSGVSTRGSSCGLTGLLNLGNTCFMNSAIQCLVHTPEFARYFREDYHQEINRQNPLGMVGELALAFGDLLRKLWAPGRAPVAPRPFKAKLARFAPQFSGCSQHDSQELLAFLLDGLHEDLNRVKHKPYIKSKDADGRPDEEVADEYWANHIARNDSIIVDVCQGQFKSTLVCPLCSKVSVTFDPFMYLSLPLQPATTRNMTVTVFTCDGSALPAAWSVTVPKQGRCRDLIQALSNACSLQINEKLLLAEIRGHLIYRFLEDPLISLSSIKDDDHLTAYKISKVLKNTKFLQLIHRREEQGSGNAQSALGWKPYGTPLVSPISCDDTITRSDIQLLVHTMLSPMLRTTNLGAVTSRNVSMTTFDESHSARISEACADVNTADLRKGNGNSLKPVTLLKLPLQFVDENNACIDLTVGDDKVVKLSSSSMSILVFFDWSQKLLGSYDTSQIENLPEVCKYGHLGKKARNEPLSLYACLESFLREEPLVPEDMWYCPQCKERRQARKKLDLWRLPEVLVIHLKRFSYSRSVKHKLDTFVNFPIHDFDLTNYVASKSNTQRQIYELYSLTNHYGSMGSGHYTAHIKLLDENKWYNFDDSHISPINEEDVKSAAAYVLFYRKVNSDKCSVTNEST; this is encoded by the exons GTATGGAGGTGGTCCTGTATTGGCCCGAAAAGTTATCAGCACTGGCCTTTCACAAACAGAATTGTCTGTAGAAGTGTATCCTCTACGGCTTCAGTTGCATTTGATGCCAAAAGGTGTCAGTTCTGTCATAAGAATAAGCAAAAAG GAAACAATTGGCAAACTTCACCAAAGAGCTTATGAGATTTTTGATCTTAACTCGAAGCAA GTGTACATTTGGGATTACTTCAGTCTCAGAAAGCACGCATTGATGAGTGACATGGAAAAGACGCTCGATGATGCAAATATCCAGATGGATCAGGAT ATTTTGGTGGAGGTTGTAAATAGTAATATTGATGATGGCATGAATTCCATTCGGGAGAACGGATCTGTCGATAATGGAAATGTGGCTGTTGTACCTTCACACTCAAGTGTACCAATTTCCGAAGCTGTGTCTTCAAGTAAATACACATCAACAAATGGCAATGCAGAATTGTCCCATGCTCAAAATTTAAATACGGAGAAGGCATATGGACCAAGTGGGGTTAGTACAAGGGGGTCTTCTTGTGGTCTCACTGGACTGTTGAATCTTGGAAACACTTGTTTTATGAATAGTGCAATACAGTGTCTTGTTCATACACCAGAATTCGCGCGATATTTTCGTGAAGATTACCATCAAGAAATCAACAGACAGAATCCTCTGGGCATGGTT GGTGAGCTTGCTTTAGCATTTGGTGATTTACTTAGAAAATTGTGGGCGCCAGGGCGAGCACCTGTTGCGCCCAGGCCATTTAAAGCAAAGCTTGCTCGCTTTGCACCACAGTTTAGTGGATGCAGTCAACATGATTCACAG GAACTTCTTGCATTTTTGTTAGATGGACTTCATGAAGATCTGAATCGTGTCAAACATAAGCCATATATAAAATCAAAAGATGCTGATGGCCGGCCTGATGAAGAAGTTGCTGATGAGTATTGGGCAAATCATATTGCTCGAAATGATTCGATCATTGTGGATGTGTGCCAA GGTCAATTCAAGTCAACTCTAGTCTGTCCTTTATGTAGTAAAGTTTCAGTTACATTTGATCCTTTCATGTATCTATCCCTGCCACTTCAGCCTGCAACCACTCGTAATATGACAGTAACTGTTTTTACCTGTGACGGAAGTGCTTTGCCAGCAGCGTGGTCTGTTACTGTTCCAAAGCAGGGACGCTGCCGAGATTTAATTCAAGCACTAAGTAATGCTTGTTCCTTGCAAATCAATGAGAAGCTCTTGCTCGCAGAG ATAAGAGGCCATTTGATTTACCGGTTCCTGGAGGATCCATTGATATCATTATCTTCCATAAAAGATGATGATCACCTTACTGCCTACAAGATCTCAAAAGtgttgaagaacacaaaattcCTACAATTGATTCACAGGCGGGAAGAACA GGGTTCGGGAAATGCCCAGAGTGCTCTTGGATGGAAACCTTATGGAACACCTCTTGTTTCACCAATCTCGTGTGATGATACAATTACTAGAAGTGATATACAGTTGCTAGTTCATACAATGCTCTCACCTATGTTAAGAACAACAAATCTAGGTGCTGTTACTTCTAGAAATGTATCAATGACAACTTTTGATGAATCTCATTCTGCCAGAATTTCAGAAGCTTGTGCAGATGTTAATACTGCTGATCTAAGAAAAGGAAATGGCAACAGTTTGAAACCAGTGACCTTACTGAAACTTCCTTTGCAGTTTGTTGATGAAAACAATGCTTGCATTGATTTAACTGTGGGTGATGATAAGGTTGTTAAGTTGTCCTCATCCTCTATGTCAATACTTGTTTTTTTTGACTGGTCTCAGAAGCTTCTGGGAAGCTATGATACCAGCCAAATAGAAAACCTACCAGAAGTTTGTAAATATGGACATTTAGGCAAGAAAGCTCGTAATGAACCTCTCTCATTGTATGCTTGCTTGGAATCTTTTCTACGTGAAGAGCCATTGGTCCCAGAGGACATGTG GTATTGTCCTCAATGTAAGGAGAGGCGCCAGGCTCGTAAGAAGCTGGATCTTTGGAGGCTTCCTGAAGTTCTTGTCATTCATTTGAAAAGGTTCTCTTACAGTCGATCTGTGAAGCATAAGCTAGACACATTTGTCAATTTTCCCATTCATGACtttgatttgacaaattatGTTGCAAGTAAGAGCAACACTCAGAGACAGATTTATGAACTCTATTCCTTGACAAATCACTATGGTAGCATGGGAAGTGGGCATTACACTGCACACATTAAG CTTCTGGATGAAAACAAGTGGTACAATTTTGATGACAGTCACATATCACCGATCAATGAAGAAGACGTGAAGTCAGCTGCTGCCTACGTTCTGTTCTATAGAAAGGTTAACAGTGACAAATGTTCTGTAACTAACGAGTCAACTTAG
- the LOC140839350 gene encoding ubiquitin carboxyl-terminal hydrolase 5-like isoform X4, with protein MLFAFFFFGYGGGPVLARKVISTGLSQTELSVEVYPLRLQLHLMPKGVSSVIRISKKETIGKLHQRAYEIFDLNSKQVYIWDYFSLRKHALMSDMEKTLDDANIQMDQDILVEVVNSNIDDGMNSIRENGSVDNGNVAVVPSHSSVPISEAVSSSKYTSTNGNAELSHAQNLNTEKAYGPSGVSTRGSSCGLTGLLNLGNTCFMNSAIQCLVHTPEFARYFREDYHQEINRQNPLGMVGELALAFGDLLRKLWAPGRAPVAPRPFKAKLARFAPQFSGCSQHDSQELLAFLLDGLHEDLNRVKHKPYIKSKDADGRPDEEVADEYWANHIARNDSIIVDVCQGQFKSTLVCPLCSKVSVTFDPFMYLSLPLQPATTRNMTVTVFTCDGSALPAAWSVTVPKQGRCRDLIQALSNACSLQINEKLLLAEIRGHLIYRFLEDPLISLSSIKDDDHLTAYKISKVLKNTKFLQLIHRREEQGSGNAQSALGWKPYGTPLVSPISCDDTITRSDIQLLVHTMLSPMLRTTNLGAVTSRNVSMTTFDESHSARISEACADVNTADLRKGNGNSLKPVTLLKLPLQFVDENNACIDLTVGDDKVVKLSSSSMSILVFFDWSQKLLGSYDTSQIENLPEVCKYGHLGKKARNEPLSLYACLESFLREEPLVPEDMWYCPQCKERRQARKKLDLWRLPEVLVIHLKRFSYSRSVKHKLDTFVNFPIHDFDLTNYVASKSNTQRQIYELYSLTNHYGSMGSGHYTAHIKLLDENKWYNFDDSHISPINEEDVKSAAAYVLFYRKVNSDKCSVTNEST; from the exons GTATGGAGGTGGTCCTGTATTGGCCCGAAAAGTTATCAGCACTGGCCTTTCACAAACAGAATTGTCTGTAGAAGTGTATCCTCTACGGCTTCAGTTGCATTTGATGCCAAAAGGTGTCAGTTCTGTCATAAGAATAAGCAAAAAG GAAACAATTGGCAAACTTCACCAAAGAGCTTATGAGATTTTTGATCTTAACTCGAAGCAA GTGTACATTTGGGATTACTTCAGTCTCAGAAAGCACGCATTGATGAGTGACATGGAAAAGACGCTCGATGATGCAAATATCCAGATGGATCAGGAT ATTTTGGTGGAGGTTGTAAATAGTAATATTGATGATGGCATGAATTCCATTCGGGAGAACGGATCTGTCGATAATGGAAATGTGGCTGTTGTACCTTCACACTCAAGTGTACCAATTTCCGAAGCTGTGTCTTCAAGTAAATACACATCAACAAATGGCAATGCAGAATTGTCCCATGCTCAAAATTTAAATACGGAGAAGGCATATGGACCAAGTGGGGTTAGTACAAGGGGGTCTTCTTGTGGTCTCACTGGACTGTTGAATCTTGGAAACACTTGTTTTATGAATAGTGCAATACAGTGTCTTGTTCATACACCAGAATTCGCGCGATATTTTCGTGAAGATTACCATCAAGAAATCAACAGACAGAATCCTCTGGGCATGGTT GGTGAGCTTGCTTTAGCATTTGGTGATTTACTTAGAAAATTGTGGGCGCCAGGGCGAGCACCTGTTGCGCCCAGGCCATTTAAAGCAAAGCTTGCTCGCTTTGCACCACAGTTTAGTGGATGCAGTCAACATGATTCACAG GAACTTCTTGCATTTTTGTTAGATGGACTTCATGAAGATCTGAATCGTGTCAAACATAAGCCATATATAAAATCAAAAGATGCTGATGGCCGGCCTGATGAAGAAGTTGCTGATGAGTATTGGGCAAATCATATTGCTCGAAATGATTCGATCATTGTGGATGTGTGCCAA GGTCAATTCAAGTCAACTCTAGTCTGTCCTTTATGTAGTAAAGTTTCAGTTACATTTGATCCTTTCATGTATCTATCCCTGCCACTTCAGCCTGCAACCACTCGTAATATGACAGTAACTGTTTTTACCTGTGACGGAAGTGCTTTGCCAGCAGCGTGGTCTGTTACTGTTCCAAAGCAGGGACGCTGCCGAGATTTAATTCAAGCACTAAGTAATGCTTGTTCCTTGCAAATCAATGAGAAGCTCTTGCTCGCAGAG ATAAGAGGCCATTTGATTTACCGGTTCCTGGAGGATCCATTGATATCATTATCTTCCATAAAAGATGATGATCACCTTACTGCCTACAAGATCTCAAAAGtgttgaagaacacaaaattcCTACAATTGATTCACAGGCGGGAAGAACA GGGTTCGGGAAATGCCCAGAGTGCTCTTGGATGGAAACCTTATGGAACACCTCTTGTTTCACCAATCTCGTGTGATGATACAATTACTAGAAGTGATATACAGTTGCTAGTTCATACAATGCTCTCACCTATGTTAAGAACAACAAATCTAGGTGCTGTTACTTCTAGAAATGTATCAATGACAACTTTTGATGAATCTCATTCTGCCAGAATTTCAGAAGCTTGTGCAGATGTTAATACTGCTGATCTAAGAAAAGGAAATGGCAACAGTTTGAAACCAGTGACCTTACTGAAACTTCCTTTGCAGTTTGTTGATGAAAACAATGCTTGCATTGATTTAACTGTGGGTGATGATAAGGTTGTTAAGTTGTCCTCATCCTCTATGTCAATACTTGTTTTTTTTGACTGGTCTCAGAAGCTTCTGGGAAGCTATGATACCAGCCAAATAGAAAACCTACCAGAAGTTTGTAAATATGGACATTTAGGCAAGAAAGCTCGTAATGAACCTCTCTCATTGTATGCTTGCTTGGAATCTTTTCTACGTGAAGAGCCATTGGTCCCAGAGGACATGTG GTATTGTCCTCAATGTAAGGAGAGGCGCCAGGCTCGTAAGAAGCTGGATCTTTGGAGGCTTCCTGAAGTTCTTGTCATTCATTTGAAAAGGTTCTCTTACAGTCGATCTGTGAAGCATAAGCTAGACACATTTGTCAATTTTCCCATTCATGACtttgatttgacaaattatGTTGCAAGTAAGAGCAACACTCAGAGACAGATTTATGAACTCTATTCCTTGACAAATCACTATGGTAGCATGGGAAGTGGGCATTACACTGCACACATTAAG CTTCTGGATGAAAACAAGTGGTACAATTTTGATGACAGTCACATATCACCGATCAATGAAGAAGACGTGAAGTCAGCTGCTGCCTACGTTCTGTTCTATAGAAAGGTTAACAGTGACAAATGTTCTGTAACTAACGAGTCAACTTAG
- the LOC140839350 gene encoding ubiquitin carboxyl-terminal hydrolase 5-like isoform X5 encodes MEMGWAYYRYGGGPVLARKVISTGLSQTELSVEVYPLRLQLHLMPKGVSSVIRISKKETIGKLHQRAYEIFDLNSKQVYIWDYFSLRKHALMSDMEKTLDDANIQMDQDILVEVVNSNIDDGMNSIRENGSVDNGNVAVVPSHSSVPISEAVSSSKYTSTNGNAELSHAQNLNTEKAYGPSGVSTRGSSCGLTGLLNLGNTCFMNSAIQCLVHTPEFARYFREDYHQEINRQNPLGMVGELALAFGDLLRKLWAPGRAPVAPRPFKAKLARFAPQFSGCSQHDSQELLAFLLDGLHEDLNRVKHKPYIKSKDADGRPDEEVADEYWANHIARNDSIIVDVCQGQFKSTLVCPLCSKVSVTFDPFMYLSLPLQPATTRNMTVTVFTCDGSALPAAWSVTVPKQGRCRDLIQALSNACSLQINEKLLLAEIRGHLIYRFLEDPLISLSSIKDDDHLTAYKISKVLKNTKFLQLIHRREEQGSGNAQSALGWKPYGTPLVSPISCDDTITRSDIQLLVHTMLSPMLRTTNLGAVTSRNVSMTTFDESHSARISEACADVNTADLRKGNGNSLKPVTLLKLPLQFVDENNACIDLTVGDDKVVKLSSSSMSILVFFDWSQKLLGSYDTSQIENLPEVCKYGHLGKKARNEPLSLYACLESFLREEPLVPEDMWYCPQCKERRQARKKLDLWRLPEVLVIHLKRFSYSRSVKHKLDTFVNFPIHDFDLTNYVASKSNTQRQIYELYSLTNHYGSMGSGHYTAHIKLLDENKWYNFDDSHISPINEEDVKSAAAYVLFYRKVNSDKCSVTNEST; translated from the exons ATGGAAATGGGCTGGGCCTATTATAG GTATGGAGGTGGTCCTGTATTGGCCCGAAAAGTTATCAGCACTGGCCTTTCACAAACAGAATTGTCTGTAGAAGTGTATCCTCTACGGCTTCAGTTGCATTTGATGCCAAAAGGTGTCAGTTCTGTCATAAGAATAAGCAAAAAG GAAACAATTGGCAAACTTCACCAAAGAGCTTATGAGATTTTTGATCTTAACTCGAAGCAA GTGTACATTTGGGATTACTTCAGTCTCAGAAAGCACGCATTGATGAGTGACATGGAAAAGACGCTCGATGATGCAAATATCCAGATGGATCAGGAT ATTTTGGTGGAGGTTGTAAATAGTAATATTGATGATGGCATGAATTCCATTCGGGAGAACGGATCTGTCGATAATGGAAATGTGGCTGTTGTACCTTCACACTCAAGTGTACCAATTTCCGAAGCTGTGTCTTCAAGTAAATACACATCAACAAATGGCAATGCAGAATTGTCCCATGCTCAAAATTTAAATACGGAGAAGGCATATGGACCAAGTGGGGTTAGTACAAGGGGGTCTTCTTGTGGTCTCACTGGACTGTTGAATCTTGGAAACACTTGTTTTATGAATAGTGCAATACAGTGTCTTGTTCATACACCAGAATTCGCGCGATATTTTCGTGAAGATTACCATCAAGAAATCAACAGACAGAATCCTCTGGGCATGGTT GGTGAGCTTGCTTTAGCATTTGGTGATTTACTTAGAAAATTGTGGGCGCCAGGGCGAGCACCTGTTGCGCCCAGGCCATTTAAAGCAAAGCTTGCTCGCTTTGCACCACAGTTTAGTGGATGCAGTCAACATGATTCACAG GAACTTCTTGCATTTTTGTTAGATGGACTTCATGAAGATCTGAATCGTGTCAAACATAAGCCATATATAAAATCAAAAGATGCTGATGGCCGGCCTGATGAAGAAGTTGCTGATGAGTATTGGGCAAATCATATTGCTCGAAATGATTCGATCATTGTGGATGTGTGCCAA GGTCAATTCAAGTCAACTCTAGTCTGTCCTTTATGTAGTAAAGTTTCAGTTACATTTGATCCTTTCATGTATCTATCCCTGCCACTTCAGCCTGCAACCACTCGTAATATGACAGTAACTGTTTTTACCTGTGACGGAAGTGCTTTGCCAGCAGCGTGGTCTGTTACTGTTCCAAAGCAGGGACGCTGCCGAGATTTAATTCAAGCACTAAGTAATGCTTGTTCCTTGCAAATCAATGAGAAGCTCTTGCTCGCAGAG ATAAGAGGCCATTTGATTTACCGGTTCCTGGAGGATCCATTGATATCATTATCTTCCATAAAAGATGATGATCACCTTACTGCCTACAAGATCTCAAAAGtgttgaagaacacaaaattcCTACAATTGATTCACAGGCGGGAAGAACA GGGTTCGGGAAATGCCCAGAGTGCTCTTGGATGGAAACCTTATGGAACACCTCTTGTTTCACCAATCTCGTGTGATGATACAATTACTAGAAGTGATATACAGTTGCTAGTTCATACAATGCTCTCACCTATGTTAAGAACAACAAATCTAGGTGCTGTTACTTCTAGAAATGTATCAATGACAACTTTTGATGAATCTCATTCTGCCAGAATTTCAGAAGCTTGTGCAGATGTTAATACTGCTGATCTAAGAAAAGGAAATGGCAACAGTTTGAAACCAGTGACCTTACTGAAACTTCCTTTGCAGTTTGTTGATGAAAACAATGCTTGCATTGATTTAACTGTGGGTGATGATAAGGTTGTTAAGTTGTCCTCATCCTCTATGTCAATACTTGTTTTTTTTGACTGGTCTCAGAAGCTTCTGGGAAGCTATGATACCAGCCAAATAGAAAACCTACCAGAAGTTTGTAAATATGGACATTTAGGCAAGAAAGCTCGTAATGAACCTCTCTCATTGTATGCTTGCTTGGAATCTTTTCTACGTGAAGAGCCATTGGTCCCAGAGGACATGTG GTATTGTCCTCAATGTAAGGAGAGGCGCCAGGCTCGTAAGAAGCTGGATCTTTGGAGGCTTCCTGAAGTTCTTGTCATTCATTTGAAAAGGTTCTCTTACAGTCGATCTGTGAAGCATAAGCTAGACACATTTGTCAATTTTCCCATTCATGACtttgatttgacaaattatGTTGCAAGTAAGAGCAACACTCAGAGACAGATTTATGAACTCTATTCCTTGACAAATCACTATGGTAGCATGGGAAGTGGGCATTACACTGCACACATTAAG CTTCTGGATGAAAACAAGTGGTACAATTTTGATGACAGTCACATATCACCGATCAATGAAGAAGACGTGAAGTCAGCTGCTGCCTACGTTCTGTTCTATAGAAAGGTTAACAGTGACAAATGTTCTGTAACTAACGAGTCAACTTAG